Within the Thermosynechococcaceae cyanobacterium Okahandja genome, the region CCCGCCAGCCACCAGCCCACCTGAAAGTTAAACCAAAACAGGGGCACATAGGTAAACGGGTTGCTCACCCAAGTTGCCAGCGCCGCCAAGGGCTTATTGCCCCGCAACAGCAGCGCCAAGCCCACCGCAATAATCATCTGACCGCCAAACAGCGGCAACATACCCGCAAAAACCCCCGCCCCCAAACCGCGAGCCACACTTTCCGTACTGGCATGGGAGCGCATCAAGCGTAAGTAGTAGTAACGCAAGGACCGTCGTAAATTGTGCAGCCAACGAAAACGCTTCTGATGGGAGTGCTGAAACAAAGACAACGGTACCATACAGGTTCAGTAGAGATTGGTGCAACGAGACCCACTAGCAGTGTGCCATATCCAAGGCAACCTTTGCTAGGCCGTCGGGCGATAGGTGGGCTTACGCAAGCCAACAACTAAAAACAGAAAAGCCACGCCCATAATCAGACCACTTTGAAAGGCAGGTGCTTGCCCCCCCCAGCGATCAAATGCCCAACCCGCCCAAGCCGGTCCGGCAATGCCAGCAATACTTTGGAGGGATTGACTTGCGCCAATAATTTTGCCTTGATCTTCATCCCGTACTTGGTTGGAGATGACCCCCCGCAGCGAGGGCAGCATAATGCCCACCCCAAAGGCAAGGCCAACCACGCACAGATAAATGGAGGTGCCACTCCAAAAGCCAGTTGCCGGAATGGCGGCAATCCCCAGCAGGGCGGTGCCAACTAGCGCCATGCCCGCCACACTCAAGCGGTTTTCGCCAAAGCGAGGAATCAGCGAGCGAATGAGACCCGCTTGCACCACGGTGCTCACCACACCAATGATGACAAAGACAATACCCGCTTCAGCCGGCCCCCAACCAAACTGCCGTTTCAAAAACAGGACAAAGATACTGGTAAAGCCAGCAAAGGCAAAATTAAAGACAAAGAAGGAGACCATCAATGCCTGAAGCGAGCGGGTCTTAAATAGTCCCAACCACTGCTGCTGTAAACCAAAACTCTTCAAACTCAGGGGCGATCGCTGGGCGGCGGGCAACGACTCCGGCAAAATGAAATAGGCCATGACCAGATTGATCAGTGCCAGCGTCCCGGCAAAGAGAATCGGCAGCTTTAGGTTCACCGCGGCCAAACTGCCGCCGATGGCAGGACCAAAAATAAAGCCAATGCCAAAGGCCGCCCCCGTCAAGCCAAAATTTTTAGCGCGATCCGCCGGCGCCGAGGTATCGGCAATATAGGCTTGCGCCGTTGAGACCACCCCCCCCGTAATCCCGTCAATAATCCGCGACACAAAGAGGAGCCACGGGGCTGTGGCCGCCGCAAATAAAAAGTAGGACAGCGCCGTTCCAGCAATGCACACCAGCAATACAGGTCGCCGCCCCCAGTGATCGGAAAGGGCACCTAGCAGTGGCGCGGCAATAAACTGGGCACCGGCAAAGGAGGAAAATAGTAGGGTGAGGGTGAGGGCATCAAAGTTAAACCGCTCCACTAAAAAGGGCAGGATGGGGAAAATTAAACTCTCACCCAGTCGGTCTATAACAATCGTGAATAAAACAACAAATAATGGTGAGCGTAGGTAGCGTATCCCCATGTAATAAATAGTCCCGCAAACATCGGTAAGTGGCGTGCAGCGTCAGCACGACTCTAGTTTGCCACGTCTTGGGACAGTGATAAGCGCGAAGTTGTTGGCGTACCCCCTATGGGCTTGGCTGCCAAAACACGCCAATGGCATTATTGACTCGGGTGGTGGTCACCGAATGGCGATCTACGAGTACCCCCCCTAAGTAAAGGGCGCTGGAGCTACCGCCATCAAGATTTACGGCATTGACCAAGCCAAGCTGCTGTACAATTTGCGCCCATTCGGCAAGGGTGGGGCCAGGGCCACCGATGCGGTTGTGGGTTGTTACTAGGAGAATACTGCCGTCACGGTGATTGCCCATGGCACTGCGGGGAGCGGCTTGGGCATCGAGACCAGCGCCAAATTGCTCGAACGCCGCATTCAGCACTACCCGTCCCTGCTCCACCAACAGCGGGCCAGCCCCGACAATATTGGCAAAGGCTTCAAAGCTAGCGGGCACGGCACGGGTATTGATTTGTAGCGTTGCCCCCACCGGAAAGTTAGCGAGGGCAGAGTTAAAGTTGCGCGCCACCAGTAGGTAGCCATCTTGGGGAATGGGCACCGCTTGGGGCTGGTTGCTACTGGCCGGGCGCTGACTAATGACCTGTTGGTTGCGAACTGTAATGACTGCTTCATTACCGGTTTTGGGGGTGTAGCTTGAACCCCATGCGGGGGTGTAAAGGGCAAGACCTGCTTGGACGTAGCCAGAGTTAAAACTGACAATCGGCAGGGTGCCGGTGGGGGTGGTAACGGTTTGTTGCAGACTGAGGCGACCAACGATGATCTGGCCATTGTCGTCCCAGGCGATCGCCCCGCGATTCAGAATCGGCCCCGAAATCCAGTTGCCCTCACTCCGCAGTGCCCCTAACGGTGCTTGGCGATCGCGGTTAAAGAATCCGGCATTAATGGCGGCGGCGGCTTGCCAGCGCTGAGCCAATTCCGGTACCGTGGCCAACCCCACAACACTGGCGGGGGTGATCCAAAGGGGGCGCAGGCGCACCCCAGCAGTCTGGGGCGTCATCACCAACAGGCTGACGGGAAACTGGCGCGTCCCTAAGGTAACGGTTTGCTCCTGCCAGCGCAGACCCGGTGCCCATTGAATCGTGCGCGGCGGCGGCGCATCATTGCGAAAGTCCACCACCAAGCGGGGTGGGTTCAACAGCATGGAGGCGATAGGGCGAGCCGTGCCGCCAATTTCGGTTTCTAGCACGGTGCGGTTTGCCGCTGCCGTAATTTTCACCCCCGGAATTGTGGCCAACTGGCCGCTGGCTTCAATCGTCAGGCTGAGGCTGCGGGGGGTGGTACCCGTGCGACTAAAGGTGAGGCGGTTAATTTGCCATGGGGTTGGCCGATCCAGTTCAAACACCCAGCGATCGCCCCAGGGTTGCCGTCCCTGCCGCCAGCCAAGGATGCGGCTTGGGGGGGTCGTCATCCGCAGAGTGGTACCTTGGGGTTGCACCTGCCACTGGTGCTGTTGGATGAGGGGGGTAATGTCTAGGTAGCGGTACATGCCATTGGCACTAAAACGAACCGCCAAAGGGCTAAATTGCTCTTGAAACCATGCCACGGGCTGCTGCCATGGGTCTGTCGTATCGCCGAGCAGTACCCCTAAGCGATTGGCCAAAGCACCATCGCTAATGCCGATTCTTGGCTGGTTTTCCTCATTAATCCACTGGCTCCAGGCCACCGGATACTCACGCCCATTTAAGTTGAGGCGATCGCCTTGGAGAGTTTGCGCTTGCAACCGAGTGGGGGCGAGCAGCATTGCCAGCGTAACGGTCGTCAGCACTGCTCCCTGCCACCATGGGTCACCGTTCCGAGACAATAGCAAGTGTTTCACCTCACACCTTCAGTACTGGCAATCTAGATCATCCTGCCACTACAGAGGTACCTTTTGGCAAAAAAGTTGCTGTAACCCACCGCCAAAATCTAGTACACCACAAGAATCCGGCGTTGATTCTCACCCTCGTTCAGCAGCAATACCTCGGGTTTAACCGCATTATTTTGTTGATTACCCGGCTGCCAGCACTGCAACGGATGAGTCGAAGATGGCGATCGCACTGGATCTGCCGCCAAAGCACGGTTAACATTGCAACTTTTAATAACCGTTGCCCCCACACTGAGGGTTCCCGAGGCCGCAGTCTGACTCACCGCCATTGGCAACCAGAAAAGATTCAATCCAGCAAATAATGCCACGAGAATACCTGCAGCAAATAACTGCTGCTCAAACCAAGAATACAGCATAGTACCCCCCGCCCTTCCCCCTTCGGAGAAGTCTCTTCATTTGATGGCTCTACTGCTTCAAAAGCAGTTGGAGGCATTGGTAAAAGCCCTAGTACCCCTGCCTTTAGGGCAGGCACTATCAGTTACTCTCAGTACTTAAAGACTAATCCTTATCCCCCGCTTTTTCCCCGACCGAGAAGATGTTTTTTCTAACTTTTTTCTAATTGTGAGTCGTTAAGAAAAACACAATCCTTCTTGATCCACACTTCTATTGTAAATCGATAGCAAGAACAATGTAAAATTTGATACAGAATGTTAGGGGCTTAAACATATCGTAACGCCACAGGTCAAGCCTAGGCGTGTTGAAAAATGTCCTTGAGGCGAGGCGTTGGGCGCGCCTGCATCTGTCATTGGCGATGGTTATCATCACCGCATCAGAAGAGCCTCAGCCTATGCCCATCATGGCAGCGGTTAGGGTATGATTGAGGCACAAGGATTTCCACACTTCAGTTGCTTAACAATACTTTGTATTTACAGCAATCATTGCTCAACAGTGGGTGAGAGGCGGTGCCGTTTTGTTTAGAGGCAGTGTGGGATGTCGCATGTTCGCTTTATTCCTTTTGGCGGGTACTGCTATGAAATCTCTGTTCAAGTCTCAGGGCTTCGTGATTGGCTGTAATGCGCTCTTACTGTTTTCCGGTCTTGCAAGTGTCTTGGCACCCGCGCCAGCTCGTGCAAATGATGCTGCAATGATTGGTATTGGGGCAGGACTCTTTGGTGCCGCTCTGGGGGCGGGCTTAGCTGCCCCTCGCCGACCACGCAATGAGACCACTGTGATTGTGGTGCCGCCGACCCCCACTGCCACCATGGTACCGGTTCCCACTGCGCCCATGGTACCGGTTTATCCTCATTCCCCTTACCCACCAATGATGCAAACAGGGAACCCGATGGTGTATCAGGTAATGGCTCAAAATGGCCTGATGCCGGTTGCCTGTATGCCTGGAACAGTGATGATCCAGACCATAAGCTATCCGGGGTATCCGCCGTCTCCCCCAACGTGCGCCTACCCAACGCCCTACATTCCTGCGGGAAGCTACTATGTTCAGCCGCAGACGGGGCGCTTAGTGCCAGCGGTGTACTATTAACGGTTAATAATGGGCGACTCCACCGATTTAACACTGCTGCGGAGTATCTTGGAACAGCATTTTGCCGAGGTTTCGGTACAGGTTTATCTTTTTGGTTCAGCGGCCCGCGGTACCCTGCGGCGCGGTTCAGATCTAGACATAGGGGTGTTACCCACTGCGCCATTGCCCTTGGGGCTGCTAGCGGATCTGCGGGAGCGATTAGAAACCTCTAATTTGCTCTATCGAGTGGATGTTGTTGACCTGTCCCAAACACCATCAGAGTTTGTGGCACGGGTCATGACAGAGGGAGTGCGGTGGATCGGCTAAAGGAGCGATTGGCAGTGGCCAGACAGGCTCTTGCCACCCTGAGGGAGCTACCCTTGAGCCAGAGCGAGGACAAAATTATTCGTGATGCTGCTATTCAGCGCTTTGAGTACACATTGGAGGCAGTGTGGAAAGCAGCGCAACTTTATCTGCGGCAGCAAGAGGGACTCGATTTGAACTCTCCCAAAGGTGTTGTGCGTGGCTGCTTCCAAGTGGGGCTATTGACCGCAGAGCAGGCTCGTTGGGCATTGCAAATGGTGGATGACCGTAACCTCACGGCTCACACGTATAATGAGAGCGTAGCTAATGCGATTTTCTCGCGGTTGGCACAGCACGCAAGCCTCATGAATTACTGGTTAGAGGCAATGGCACGAGGAGCTAGCATGGGCAACAGTTGAAGCTATGGCGAGCCTCTATCCCTACTGTGTTGTCATTGTTACCACCGCCACAGAGGCGGAAGCAACCGCTTTAGCCCAAAAACTTCTGCAGGCTCGGCTAGCGGCCTGTGTGCAAATTTACCCTATTCAGTCGCTGTACCGCTGGCAGGGGGAGATCCATCAGGATCAGGAGTGGCAATTGCTCATTAAAACCCAGCAAGCATTATTTCCGCAGGTGCGCGATCGCCTTCAGGAGTGGCACTCCTACGACGTTCCTGAAATTATTGCCCTACCCATTGTGGCGGGGGCAGCGGCCTATCTAGATTGGCTGGCGGCGGAAACACAGGAACCGCCTAGCGATTAAGATAGGGAAATGGTGTCTCTTGCCCGTAAAAACCTGTTAGAGGACTTTAGCCGCTTTTTGGTGGCCCAACTGGGCATTACCTTTGCGGTTAGCTTGGTAACGATTCAAACGGGCTTACTGGAGGGGTTTGGCCGCTCGGCAACGCTGCTGATTAACCAAAGCCAAGCGGACTTTTGGATTGCCTCCAGTGAGCTACGTTACTTTGGCTTAACCCTGCCCATTGAGTATCAGGCGGTTATTGATGCTCAAGCGGTAGAAGGAGTCGCTGTGGCAGAACCACTGCTGATGCAGTCGGCAATTTGGCGGCGCTCTGAAACCGCCAACATTGATCCGGTACAGATTATTGGTCTTGAGCCTCCAGGCTCGTTGCTACCGCTGCAAACAGTGGCGGGCGCTTCGGTCGCGGAACTCGAAGACCCCTACACGGTACTGGTGGATCAAATTGACCTTAATGCCTTATCTATTACTGCGCTAGAAGACACAGGCCAGATCAATAATTATCCGGCGGTGGTGAAAGGTTGGACGCGGGGAGTGAAGTCGATTGTGTCGAGTCCCTACGTGTTTACCTCCCTGGAAACTGCCAACCTGTACCTGTACTTTCCGCGGTTTGATGAAAATGAACCGCCGCCTACTTTTTTGCCCCTCATTGAACCCAGCAGCCGCATTACCTACGTGATGGTGAAAGCGGCTCCCGACACTGATTTGGCGGATCTACAGCAGCGCCTCAAAGCTGCTTTGCCGGATTACCAAGTCCTGAGTACGGCGGAGTTGACGCTGCTCACCCGCCGCTATTGGCTGGCCAGCACCAGTGTCGGCTTTATTTTGGGGCTAGGGGCAGGGGTGGGTATGATCGTTGGTGTGGTGATTGTGAGCCAGATTTTGTACTCCTCTGTGAGCGATCGCCTCCAGGAGTACGGTACCCTCAAGGCCATGGGGGCCTCCGACTGGTATCTCTACCGCATTATTATTGAGCAGGCACTGTGGATGGCAGTGCTAGGGTATTTGCCGGGCTTAGGCCTGTGTTGGGGGCTGGGGATGTGGACCATGCAGGCGCGGGCAATTCAAATTATTATTACGCCGCAGCTTGCCTTCGCCGTGTTTAGTACTACGGTGGTGATGTGTGTCAGTGCATCGCTGTTAGCGGTTCAGAAAGTGATGCGTCTTGACCCCGCCCACGTGTTTCGAGCGTAAATCATGACTCATCTTGCGTTACCGGTTACCCCCACCGCTCAGCCAGTACTGAGTGGCTGGGAAGCCGAATTGGCAACTCTAACCCCCATTGAGCCTGCCCCCCCGCCCAACGTTTCCTCTATTCGGGCCGGTTTTGCCTGTGCCCTCCATATGCATCAGCCCACCATCCCCGCCGGCGAGAATGGCGGTTTAATTAATCATTTGCAGTATATGCTGGCGCACCCCCACGAGGGAGACAACCACAACGCCGCCACATTTCTCTGGTGCTATCAACGGATGGGAGACTGGATTCCCGAGTTAGTGGCGCAGGGCTGCCAACCTCGCATTATGCTCGACTACTCCGGTAACTTACTCTGGGGACTTCAGCAAATGGGTCAAGAGCAAGTCCTGGAGGCGTTACGCCGGATTACGGTCGAGGCCACCTATGCCCCCTACGTGGAGTGGTTAGGGACCTGCTGGGGGCACGCGGTCATCCCCTCGACCCCCATCCCCGACATTGAGTTACACCTGCGGGCATGGCAACACCAGTTTGTATCGTTGTTTGGCACGGAAGCGCTGCGGCGAGTGCGGGGCTTTTCGCTGCCGGAAATGCATTTGCCCAACCATCCCGATACCCTGTTTACGTTGGTGGAAGCGCTGAAGCGCTGCGGCTATCGCTGGTTATTGGTGCAGGAGCACAGTGTCGAGCAGTTGGATGGCTCCCCCCTGAGCACCACGGCAAAATATGTGCCCAATCGTCTGGTGGCGCGGAATTCCCACGGGCAGGTGAGCGAGATGACCGTGTTGATTAAAACCCAAGGCTCCGATACTAAGCTGGTGGCACAGATGCAGCCGTACCACGAGGCTAAACACTTGGCCAGCCATTGGTCAGGGGCGATCGCCCCCCCCTGTGTGACCCAGATTGCCGATGGCGAAAATGGCGGTGTGATGATGAATGAGTATCCCCGCGACTTTATGCCGGTGTGGCACGCCCTCAAGGCACAGCCAGCCGCAGGGGTCGTGGGTCTCAATGGCAGTGAATACCTTGCCCTGTTGGCGGCCAAGGGAATCACCCCTGAGCAGTTTCCGCCCGTGCAAGCGGTGCAGCAGCACAAACTCTGGCAGCGGCTGGATAGCAGTTCCTGTACACCAGAGACGGTGGCGGCGGCGATCGCCGAGCTAAGTGCTACGGATCCCCACTTTTCGATGGCGGGTGCCTCATGGACCAATCACATTAGTTGGGTCAACGGCTACGAAACAGTGCTAGCGCCCATGGAGCAGTTAAGCCGGGCGTTCCATCGTCGCTACGATCCCCTTGTGGCCGCAGATCCGCAGATAACCCAGACGGCGGCTTACCAAGAGGCACTCCTCTACCTGCTGACCTCCCAAACCAGTTGTTTTCGCTACTGGGGCAGCGGCCGCTGGACGGAGTACGCTAAAACCCTTTGTGAGCGGGGACTCGCCCTGTGTGGTTCAACCTAGGAGGCGAGTCATAAAGTCTTGGCCAAGGGCAAGGGCCGCTGAATTAATTTCGTGCCCCATGGGGAGCGCATGGAACGTCACGGGAATATTTGCCTGCTGGAGGTGGCGGTAGCTGGCTTCAGCCGCTCCTAAGGGCACCACGGGATCCGCCGTGCCATGGATCATCAGCACCGGCGGCGCAGGCGATCGCGGCGTGGGTGGGCGCACCAGATAGCCACTAAAGACCATTAAGCCCGCAAAGGGGAACTGTAACCCCAGCGCTAGGGTGAGGGCACCCCCTTGGGAAAACCCCGCCAAAACGGTTCGACTCAAGTCAATGGGCAAGTCAGCAAACCACTGCCGCAGCGCCGCTTCACTGGCCGCTAAATCCGTTGCCCCCTCATCCAGCAGCAGCGACCCCCCAAGACTATCGTGCTGACTCAGGTCATACCACATCCGACCGCCACTCACGTAGGGATGGGGAAAGGGCGCTTCCGCCGCATAGGTTTGTGCCGTGGGGGCAAGAAACGACCCCAAGGGCAATAGATCCGCCGCATTAGCCCCCCAGCCGTGGAGCAGTAATAGGTAGCGATCGGCGGCGATGGGCGGATCCGGCGCACAGCGGTACTCTAGGGCCGCCATGGCTAGACCGGATTGAGTTCCTTGGTGGGCAGGGGCGGATAGCTCAAACTGGACTCAATCATCTCCCGCCCCTCAGTAGAAACGTAATCAAAAAAGGCTTGAGCCACAACCGAAAGCTGTTTCCCCGCTGGATAGACAATGTGCCAGTGGCGTTGAATGGGAAAGTGCGCCACATCCAAAATGGTCAGTTGACCCGATTCGCGATCAAGGGCAAGGCAGTGGTGTGATAGTACCGAAATCCCTAGCCCACCGGCGATCGCCTGCTTAATGGACTCGTTACTCCCCAGTTCAAGGCGGATATTAATGGACACCCCATGCTGGGCAAAGAGTTTTTCGACCGCCTGCCGCGTGCCCGAACCCTGCTCCCGCATAATAAACGGCTCCCCTTCCAGCGCTTGAATCGGGATCCGCTGCCGTTGACTCAGGGGATGCTGGCTCGGAGCCACTACCACCAGCGGATTATCCAAAAAGGGATGACACTCCACATCCACGTTATCGGGAGGGTAGCTCGGAATATAGAGATCGTCCATGTTGGCGCGAATGCGCTCCACCACCTGCTCGTGGTTGGTTACCGTCAGGGCAACGTCAATCCCCGGGTAGCGCTGACAAAACGGCCCGAGTAAGCGGGGGATGACGTATTTAGCGGTCGTAATCACACAGAGACGCAGGTGCCCCTGCTTCAGCCCCTTGAGGTTAGCCACCGCCATCTCAAAGCGCTCTAGGCGCTCAAAAATGTCTTGGCAGGTAGCCAACAGTTCCTTGCCAGCTTCCGTCAGGTAAAGGCGTTTGCCCACTTGCTCAAATAAGGGCATACCGACGGCTCGGGTCAACTGCTTCATCTGAATTGAAACCGTTGGCTGGGTCAGAAACAGTTCTTCCGCAGCGCGGGTAAAACTTCCGTGGCGAGCAGTGACCTCAAACACTTTAAGCTGATGTAGGGTTGCCTGTTTCAAACCTACTCTCCTTTCGTCAGCGAAGTGACTATATTAACGAACAGTGGAAAACCTCCACCGTTACATCCGCTGCCTATAGCAGCAAGACTACTATAGATTAAATTCTATCAAATTTTGCATCATGATAACAAAGAATGAAGAATACTGTAGCCAAAGTAACATTGTGCCCTATCTAGCGGCAGGTAGCTCTCGGAGGGATGGATGATCATCAAGTCAACAGCGACGGTACCACGACGGTGGCTCCAAGATTGCTTGCGGGCCGGTCGCCACGAGTGGAATCTATGGCGGCAGTCCTATCCTCAGCTTAGCGTTGATCTGAGTGAAGTGAATCTGAGCGGGTTGGATTTGCGCGGCTATGACTTGCAGGGCTGCAAATTTAGCCATAGTGTGTTGCGGGGGGTTAACTTGCGGCAGGCCAGCCTCTGCTATGCCAATTTCTATGGCGCAGACCTCGAGGCCGCCAACCTTGAGGAGGCCAATTGTACGGGGGCGTTGTTTTACCGTGCGGTGGCCAACGGTAGCACCTGCCAGCGGGCCACCCTGCGGCTCGCCAATCTGCAGCAGGCACAGTTTGAGCAGGCCGACCTTACTTGGGCCACTCTTGAGCAAGCGGATGGACGGGAGGCCAATTTTCGGGCAGCGGATCTTAGCTTTGTGCAAGCTACCGCAGCAAATTTAAGCGGCGGGGGACTGGTGGCCGCTAGCCTCAATGAAGCCACGTTGCGGTTTGCCCAACTCTGCCATGGTTCCCTTGAAGAGGTGCACGCCTACCGCTGCAATTTTCAGGGGGCTAACCTTGCCTACGCGGGACTAACCCGCGGCTACTTTGCCAGAGCCTTATTTGTGAATGCCAACCTGAGCTACGCGGTGTGTTGCTGGGCCAACTTTCGCCATGCGAACCTGCAGGACAGTTGCTGCCACCAGACAAATTTTCGGCACAGTGTTTATGTTGCTTAATCTTATTTTTAGATTGCCTAGCCGTGGCTGGCTTCCATCCATTCGAAAATGCGATCTAATTGCTCAAGGCTGACAAGGCCGTACTGCCACAGCACCACGGGCAACAGGTTGACTTGCTCTTCACAGTGTTTTAGGCCAAAGTTAATCGC harbors:
- a CDS encoding DUF2062 domain-containing protein; this translates as MVPLSLFQHSHQKRFRWLHNLRRSLRYYYLRLMRSHASTESVARGLGAGVFAGMLPLFGGQMIIAVGLALLLRGNKPLAALATWVSNPFTYVPLFWFNFQVGWWLAGQPPLNLTGVTSWVSLIEQGGQLATILMFGSVGVGVVAGLLAYGLCLRLLPTLRQRFRRRGTMAVLNAPTQPRL
- a CDS encoding MFS transporter: MGIRYLRSPLFVVLFTIVIDRLGESLIFPILPFLVERFNFDALTLTLLFSSFAGAQFIAAPLLGALSDHWGRRPVLLVCIAGTALSYFLFAAATAPWLLFVSRIIDGITGGVVSTAQAYIADTSAPADRAKNFGLTGAAFGIGFIFGPAIGGSLAAVNLKLPILFAGTLALINLVMAYFILPESLPAAQRSPLSLKSFGLQQQWLGLFKTRSLQALMVSFFVFNFAFAGFTSIFVLFLKRQFGWGPAEAGIVFVIIGVVSTVVQAGLIRSLIPRFGENRLSVAGMALVGTALLGIAAIPATGFWSGTSIYLCVVGLAFGVGIMLPSLRGVISNQVRDEDQGKIIGASQSLQSIAGIAGPAWAGWAFDRWGGQAPAFQSGLIMGVAFLFLVVGLRKPTYRPTA
- a CDS encoding phosphodiester glycosidase family protein — its product is MLLSRNGDPWWQGAVLTTVTLAMLLAPTRLQAQTLQGDRLNLNGREYPVAWSQWINEENQPRIGISDGALANRLGVLLGDTTDPWQQPVAWFQEQFSPLAVRFSANGMYRYLDITPLIQQHQWQVQPQGTTLRMTTPPSRILGWRQGRQPWGDRWVFELDRPTPWQINRLTFSRTGTTPRSLSLTIEASGQLATIPGVKITAAANRTVLETEIGGTARPIASMLLNPPRLVVDFRNDAPPPRTIQWAPGLRWQEQTVTLGTRQFPVSLLVMTPQTAGVRLRPLWITPASVVGLATVPELAQRWQAAAAINAGFFNRDRQAPLGALRSEGNWISGPILNRGAIAWDDNGQIIVGRLSLQQTVTTPTGTLPIVSFNSGYVQAGLALYTPAWGSSYTPKTGNEAVITVRNQQVISQRPASSNQPQAVPIPQDGYLLVARNFNSALANFPVGATLQINTRAVPASFEAFANIVGAGPLLVEQGRVVLNAAFEQFGAGLDAQAAPRSAMGNHRDGSILLVTTHNRIGGPGPTLAEWAQIVQQLGLVNAVNLDGGSSSALYLGGVLVDRHSVTTTRVNNAIGVFWQPSP
- a CDS encoding nucleotidyltransferase domain-containing protein → MGDSTDLTLLRSILEQHFAEVSVQVYLFGSAARGTLRRGSDLDIGVLPTAPLPLGLLADLRERLETSNLLYRVDVVDLSQTPSEFVARVMTEGVRWIG
- a CDS encoding HI0074 family nucleotidyltransferase substrate-binding subunit, with amino-acid sequence MARQALATLRELPLSQSEDKIIRDAAIQRFEYTLEAVWKAAQLYLRQQEGLDLNSPKGVVRGCFQVGLLTAEQARWALQMVDDRNLTAHTYNESVANAIFSRLAQHASLMNYWLEAMARGASMGNS
- a CDS encoding divalent-cation tolerance protein CutA, which translates into the protein MASLYPYCVVIVTTATEAEATALAQKLLQARLAACVQIYPIQSLYRWQGEIHQDQEWQLLIKTQQALFPQVRDRLQEWHSYDVPEIIALPIVAGAAAYLDWLAAETQEPPSD
- a CDS encoding FtsX-like permease family protein, producing the protein MVSLARKNLLEDFSRFLVAQLGITFAVSLVTIQTGLLEGFGRSATLLINQSQADFWIASSELRYFGLTLPIEYQAVIDAQAVEGVAVAEPLLMQSAIWRRSETANIDPVQIIGLEPPGSLLPLQTVAGASVAELEDPYTVLVDQIDLNALSITALEDTGQINNYPAVVKGWTRGVKSIVSSPYVFTSLETANLYLYFPRFDENEPPPTFLPLIEPSSRITYVMVKAAPDTDLADLQQRLKAALPDYQVLSTAELTLLTRRYWLASTSVGFILGLGAGVGMIVGVVIVSQILYSSVSDRLQEYGTLKAMGASDWYLYRIIIEQALWMAVLGYLPGLGLCWGLGMWTMQARAIQIIITPQLAFAVFSTTVVMCVSASLLAVQKVMRLDPAHVFRA
- a CDS encoding dienelactone hydrolase family protein — its product is MAALEYRCAPDPPIAADRYLLLLHGWGANAADLLPLGSFLAPTAQTYAAEAPFPHPYVSGGRMWYDLSQHDSLGGSLLLDEGATDLAASEAALRQWFADLPIDLSRTVLAGFSQGGALTLALGLQFPFAGLMVFSGYLVRPPTPRSPAPPVLMIHGTADPVVPLGAAEASYRHLQQANIPVTFHALPMGHEINSAALALGQDFMTRLLG
- a CDS encoding LysR substrate-binding domain-containing protein; its protein translation is MKQATLHQLKVFEVTARHGSFTRAAEELFLTQPTVSIQMKQLTRAVGMPLFEQVGKRLYLTEAGKELLATCQDIFERLERFEMAVANLKGLKQGHLRLCVITTAKYVIPRLLGPFCQRYPGIDVALTVTNHEQVVERIRANMDDLYIPSYPPDNVDVECHPFLDNPLVVVAPSQHPLSQRQRIPIQALEGEPFIMREQGSGTRQAVEKLFAQHGVSINIRLELGSNESIKQAIAGGLGISVLSHHCLALDRESGQLTILDVAHFPIQRHWHIVYPAGKQLSVVAQAFFDYVSTEGREMIESSLSYPPLPTKELNPV
- a CDS encoding pentapeptide repeat-containing protein, encoding MIIKSTATVPRRWLQDCLRAGRHEWNLWRQSYPQLSVDLSEVNLSGLDLRGYDLQGCKFSHSVLRGVNLRQASLCYANFYGADLEAANLEEANCTGALFYRAVANGSTCQRATLRLANLQQAQFEQADLTWATLEQADGREANFRAADLSFVQATAANLSGGGLVAASLNEATLRFAQLCHGSLEEVHAYRCNFQGANLAYAGLTRGYFARALFVNANLSYAVCCWANFRHANLQDSCCHQTNFRHSVYVA
- a CDS encoding DUF2949 domain-containing protein — encoded protein: MKTPRWTRLIDFLQREMALPTAAINFGLKHCEEQVNLLPVVLWQYGLVSLEQLDRIFEWMEASHG